The Corynebacterium comes genome window below encodes:
- a CDS encoding sigma-70 family RNA polymerase sigma factor, producing the protein MSDTDVELAELVPLAVDGDRRSLQRIMAIIHPMVLRYARARVGGGRTPTPEDIAQEICLAVATSIGNYVDRGRPFMAFVYGIAFNKVADAHRSRARDHSHPTDDVPDVVTEWDTPEDHALEADGSNRVRALLDSLSDKARDIVILRVFVGLSADETAEIVGSTPGAVRVAQHRAMNTLRKNLGSQQETRESENKGVK; encoded by the coding sequence GTGAGTGATACCGACGTAGAGCTGGCAGAACTTGTGCCGCTGGCCGTCGACGGCGATCGCCGTTCCCTCCAGCGCATCATGGCGATCATTCACCCGATGGTGCTGCGTTATGCCCGGGCCCGGGTCGGCGGAGGCCGCACCCCCACCCCCGAGGATATTGCCCAGGAGATCTGCCTGGCGGTGGCGACGTCGATAGGCAACTACGTCGACAGGGGCCGACCGTTCATGGCTTTCGTGTACGGCATCGCGTTCAACAAGGTGGCCGACGCCCACCGCTCCAGGGCCAGGGACCATTCGCACCCCACCGACGACGTCCCCGACGTCGTCACCGAGTGGGATACGCCCGAGGATCACGCCCTGGAGGCGGACGGAAGTAACAGAGTGAGGGCGCTTCTCGATTCATTAAGTGACAAAGCCCGCGACATCGTGATCCTGCGCGTCTTCGTCGGTCTTTCGGCCGATGAAACCGCCGAGATCGTGGGCAGCACCCCCGGAGCCGTGCGTGTGGCACAGCACCGGGCAATGAACACACTGCGCAAGAACCTGGGCAGCCAGCAGGAGACCCGGGAGTCAGAGAACAAGGGAGTCAAGTGA
- a CDS encoding DUF5319 domain-containing protein — MNYNSQMPLDPFADDPNDPASFLDPDEPAPPLSDEERAGITQDLALVARFKKELTPRGILGIFFLCEECDDFHYYDWDIMAANMVATLAGELAPVHEPSMEPDVEAYVPWDYAAGYLDGLNAS; from the coding sequence GTGAACTACAACTCGCAGATGCCGCTCGACCCGTTCGCCGATGATCCGAACGATCCGGCGTCCTTCCTGGACCCCGACGAGCCCGCTCCGCCCCTGTCCGACGAGGAGCGTGCCGGCATCACCCAGGACCTGGCCCTCGTGGCCCGCTTCAAGAAGGAACTCACCCCGCGGGGAATCCTCGGAATCTTCTTCCTGTGCGAGGAGTGCGACGACTTCCACTACTACGACTGGGACATCATGGCCGCCAACATGGTCGCCACCCTGGCAGGTGAACTCGCGCCCGTGCATGAGCCGTCCATGGAGCCCGACGTCGAGGCATATGTGCCGTGGGACTACGCGGCAGGCTATCTCGACGGGCTCAACGCCAGCTGA